From a region of the Paeniglutamicibacter cryotolerans genome:
- a CDS encoding cytochrome c oxidase subunit 4 has product MKVESWLFLGGVFFFTPVAIVYGMMVNWQEWVGFLALFMLSGLSIMVGFYLHFTARRVGYRPEDRVDGEIHENAGAIGMFSPWSWWPLVLGLAAAIGFAGLALGFWVTYIGIGLLTVALTGWVYEYSRGDHAH; this is encoded by the coding sequence ATGAAAGTCGAGTCCTGGCTCTTCCTCGGTGGCGTGTTCTTCTTCACCCCCGTGGCAATCGTTTACGGCATGATGGTCAACTGGCAAGAATGGGTGGGCTTCCTTGCCTTGTTCATGCTTTCCGGACTGTCGATCATGGTCGGCTTCTACCTTCACTTCACCGCACGCCGCGTGGGCTACCGCCCCGAGGACCGCGTTGACGGCGAAATCCACGAGAACGCCGGCGCCATTGGCATGTTCTCTCCCTGGAGCTGGTGGCCGTTGGTCTTGGGCCTGGCAGCCGCTATCGGGTTTGCCGGTCTGGCACTGGGCTTCTGGGTCACGTACATCGGCATTGGCCTCCTCACCGTAGCCCTCACCGGCTGGGTGTACGAGTACAGCCGCGGCGACCACGCACACTAG
- a CDS encoding GntR family transcriptional regulator: MKRYALQPLVIGALNPESPVSKHRQLRAILRTHAQETCKPGDRLPPERELAEYFDVARKTLRQAIDSLVEDQVLKRVVGVGTFVAHPKVDLQAKLTSYTEEMHRRGMVPAARVLRFDSVPAVGNLAREMGLAEGTPVVRFRRLLLADGTPMSLDDNFIPEHLVPGFLDDEAPMSLYQRLDERYGLILQWAEDEIEAAAATVENADLLKVEIGFPLLRVTRHAYVDDNLIDFSVSVYRSDRYKLFVPIQRHGMRPPRYTKITQT; the protein is encoded by the coding sequence ATGAAACGGTACGCACTACAGCCGCTGGTCATCGGCGCGCTGAACCCCGAGTCCCCGGTGTCCAAGCACCGACAGCTGCGTGCCATCCTGCGTACGCATGCCCAGGAGACCTGTAAGCCGGGGGATCGGCTGCCCCCGGAACGTGAACTTGCTGAATACTTCGATGTGGCACGCAAGACCCTGCGGCAGGCCATTGATTCGCTGGTCGAGGATCAGGTGCTCAAGCGCGTTGTTGGGGTGGGAACATTCGTGGCTCACCCCAAGGTAGACCTTCAAGCGAAGCTGACCTCCTACACCGAGGAAATGCATCGTCGTGGCATGGTTCCGGCCGCTCGCGTGCTGCGCTTCGACTCGGTGCCCGCCGTCGGCAATCTTGCGCGGGAGATGGGCCTGGCTGAGGGCACCCCTGTGGTGAGATTCCGACGACTTTTGCTGGCCGATGGCACGCCCATGAGTCTCGACGACAACTTCATCCCCGAGCACCTAGTGCCGGGCTTCCTCGACGACGAAGCGCCAATGTCCCTCTACCAGCGGCTCGATGAACGCTACGGCTTGATCTTGCAGTGGGCCGAGGATGAGATCGAGGCTGCTGCCGCGACGGTGGAGAACGCTGACCTGCTGAAGGTCGAGATTGGGTTCCCCTTGCTGCGAGTGACAAGGCATGCCTACGTGGATGACAACCTGATCGATTTCTCGGTCTCCGTCTACCGGTCCGACCGGTACAAGCTGTTCGTCCCAATCCAACGCCACGGCATGCGACCGCCCCGCTACACCAAGATCACCCAGACCTAA
- a CDS encoding HesB/IscA family protein, with protein MTAATNETTADATELPTHEVKLTDVAAGKVRSLLEQEGRTDLRLRIAVQPGGCSGLIYQLYFDERLLEGDCVSDYDGVEVVVDKMSVPYLDGASIDFEDTISKQGFTIDNPSAGGSCACGDSFH; from the coding sequence ATGACAGCAGCAACCAATGAAACAACGGCAGATGCCACCGAGTTGCCCACGCACGAGGTGAAACTGACCGATGTAGCGGCCGGAAAGGTCCGCTCCCTGCTGGAGCAGGAAGGCCGCACCGATCTGCGACTGCGCATTGCCGTGCAGCCCGGCGGCTGCTCGGGCCTGATCTACCAGCTGTACTTCGACGAGCGGCTGCTCGAGGGTGACTGCGTTTCGGATTACGACGGCGTTGAGGTCGTCGTCGATAAGATGAGCGTCCCTTACTTGGATGGGGCTTCGATCGACTTCGAGGACACCATTTCCAAGCAGGGCTTCACCATTGACAACCCGTCCGCTGGCGGTTCGTGCGCCTGCGGCGATTCGTTCCACTAA
- the ctaD gene encoding aa3-type cytochrome oxidase subunit I, which produces MTTYEYATDEVKSLAPSAVPVSKGRIIVNWITSTDHKTIGYMYLIASFVFFCIGGVMALVIRAELFEPGMQILQTKEQYNQLFTMHGTIMLLMFATPLFAGFANVIMPLQIGAPDVAFPRLNALAFWFFLFGSTIAVSGYLTPQGAASFGWFAYAPLSNTTFSPGVGGDLWVFGLALSGFGTILGAVNFITTIICLRAPGMTMWRMSVFSWNTLITAILVLMAFPPLAAALFALGADRRFGAHVFDPESGGPVLWQHLFWFFGHPEVYIIALPFFGIVSEIFPVFSRKPIFGYKGLIFATISIAALSVSVWAHHMYVTGSVMLPFFGFMTMLIAVPTGVKFFNWIGTLWRGSITFETPMLWSLGFMVTFLFGGLTGIILSAPPLDFHVSDTYFVVAHFHYVVFGTVVFAMFAGFYFWWPKWTGKMLNERLGKIHFWMLFVGFHGTFLIQHWLGVIGMPRRYADYMPEDGFTLMNQFSTVFAFILGLSMIPFFWNVWKTARDGKKVTVDDPWGFGASLEWATSCPPPRHNFHSIPRIRSERPALDLHHPELGIRSTPDNAVAKIFGPADQKDK; this is translated from the coding sequence ATGACGACTTACGAATACGCAACCGACGAGGTCAAGAGCCTCGCGCCGAGCGCCGTTCCGGTTTCCAAGGGACGCATCATCGTCAACTGGATCACCTCCACGGACCACAAGACCATCGGGTACATGTACCTGATCGCCTCCTTCGTCTTCTTCTGCATCGGCGGCGTCATGGCGCTCGTCATCCGTGCCGAGCTCTTCGAGCCGGGCATGCAGATCCTGCAGACGAAGGAGCAGTACAACCAGCTGTTCACCATGCACGGCACCATCATGCTGCTGATGTTTGCAACCCCGCTGTTTGCGGGTTTCGCCAACGTCATCATGCCGCTGCAGATTGGTGCACCCGATGTCGCCTTCCCGCGGCTGAACGCACTGGCCTTCTGGTTCTTCCTGTTCGGCTCGACGATCGCGGTTTCCGGCTACCTGACCCCCCAGGGTGCAGCATCGTTCGGCTGGTTCGCTTACGCGCCCCTGTCGAACACCACCTTCAGCCCCGGCGTCGGCGGAGACCTCTGGGTCTTCGGCCTGGCCCTCTCGGGCTTCGGCACCATCCTGGGCGCAGTCAACTTCATCACCACGATCATCTGCCTGCGCGCACCGGGCATGACCATGTGGCGCATGTCCGTGTTCTCCTGGAACACGCTCATCACCGCCATCCTGGTCCTGATGGCCTTCCCGCCGCTGGCAGCCGCGCTGTTCGCACTGGGTGCCGACCGGCGGTTCGGAGCCCACGTCTTTGATCCCGAATCGGGTGGACCAGTCCTCTGGCAACACCTGTTCTGGTTCTTCGGTCACCCCGAGGTCTACATCATCGCGCTGCCGTTCTTCGGCATCGTGTCGGAAATCTTCCCGGTCTTCAGCCGCAAGCCGATCTTCGGCTACAAGGGCCTGATCTTCGCGACGATCTCCATCGCAGCGCTCTCCGTGTCCGTCTGGGCACACCACATGTACGTCACGGGCTCGGTCATGCTTCCGTTCTTCGGATTCATGACGATGCTGATCGCGGTTCCGACCGGCGTGAAGTTCTTCAACTGGATCGGCACGCTCTGGCGCGGCTCGATCACGTTCGAGACCCCGATGCTCTGGAGCCTGGGCTTCATGGTCACCTTCCTCTTCGGCGGCCTGACCGGAATCATCCTCTCGGCTCCGCCGCTGGACTTCCACGTCTCGGATACCTACTTCGTGGTAGCCCACTTCCACTACGTGGTCTTCGGTACAGTTGTGTTCGCCATGTTCGCCGGATTCTACTTCTGGTGGCCGAAGTGGACCGGCAAGATGCTCAACGAACGCCTGGGCAAGATCCACTTCTGGATGCTGTTCGTCGGCTTCCACGGCACCTTCCTGATCCAGCACTGGCTGGGCGTCATCGGCATGCCGCGTCGTTACGCGGACTACATGCCCGAAGACGGTTTCACGCTCATGAACCAGTTCTCGACCGTGTTCGCCTTCATCCTGGGCCTGTCCATGATTCCGTTCTTCTGGAACGTGTGGAAGACGGCACGCGACGGCAAGAAGGTCACCGTGGATGATCCGTGGGGCTTCGGTGCCTCGCTTGAGTGGGCCACCTCGTGCCCGCCTCCGCGCCACAACTTCCACTCGATCCCGCGGATCCGCTCCGAGCGTCCCGCCTTGGACCTGCACCATCCGGAACTGGGCATTCGCTCCACTCCGGATAACGCCGTTGCCAAGATCTTCGGACCCGCCGACCAGAAGGATAAGTAA
- a CDS encoding dipeptidase: protein MTTNEQQFDAVQGVDLQALTARVEAGFAQTLAELKELVAIPGIAWDSFDAAQLDRSAEAVAELVRDSGMDDVRILRVDTPAGVPGGPAIVAHRAAAPGKPTVLLYAHHDVQPPGDEALWNTKPFEATELDGRLYGRGAADDKAGIMVHIAALRVVLDAVDDFGVGVTFFLEGEEEAGSPSFRNFLEEHRESLKADVIVVADSSNWKVGVPALTTSLRGLVGGVVQVRVLAHAVHSGMFGGPVLDAPTLAARLISTFHDARGNVAIAGLLSHDSAIVDYSEADFRADSSVLSSVRLAGEGRIADRLWNKPALSVIGMDIPSVDISSNTLIPATRFKVSVRLAPGQDPELAATALKAHIEAQDLFGAEVTFEADEAGNAFSTDTAAPAAQACLWALGEAWGVPAVETGLGGSIPFIADLLEVFPTAQILVTGVEDPDSRAHSANESLHLGDFQKAILAEALLLARLHAKGL, encoded by the coding sequence ATGACTACTAATGAGCAGCAATTCGACGCCGTACAGGGCGTTGACCTCCAGGCATTGACCGCTCGCGTCGAGGCCGGCTTCGCCCAGACCCTGGCCGAGCTCAAGGAACTCGTGGCGATTCCCGGCATCGCCTGGGACTCATTCGACGCGGCGCAATTGGACCGCAGCGCCGAGGCTGTGGCCGAATTGGTGCGCGATTCCGGTATGGACGATGTGCGCATCCTGCGTGTCGACACCCCGGCGGGCGTTCCCGGCGGGCCCGCCATCGTAGCCCACCGGGCGGCGGCACCGGGCAAACCCACCGTCCTGCTCTATGCGCACCATGACGTGCAGCCCCCGGGCGACGAGGCGCTGTGGAACACGAAGCCGTTTGAGGCCACCGAGCTCGATGGCCGCCTCTACGGCCGTGGAGCGGCCGATGACAAGGCGGGCATCATGGTGCATATCGCGGCCCTGCGCGTTGTGCTCGATGCGGTCGACGACTTTGGCGTCGGGGTGACCTTCTTCCTCGAAGGCGAGGAGGAAGCCGGTTCGCCGAGTTTCCGCAACTTCCTCGAAGAACACCGTGAATCCCTAAAAGCCGACGTCATCGTGGTGGCGGACTCCAGCAACTGGAAAGTCGGCGTCCCGGCCCTGACCACCAGCTTGCGCGGACTAGTCGGGGGCGTGGTCCAGGTGCGCGTGCTTGCCCACGCTGTGCACTCGGGAATGTTCGGCGGGCCGGTGCTCGATGCCCCGACGCTTGCGGCCCGCCTGATCTCCACCTTCCATGATGCCCGGGGAAACGTGGCCATCGCGGGGCTCCTCTCCCACGATTCGGCCATCGTCGACTACTCCGAAGCGGACTTCCGTGCGGATTCCTCCGTGTTGAGCTCGGTCAGGCTCGCGGGGGAGGGGCGGATTGCCGACAGACTCTGGAACAAGCCTGCCCTCTCGGTCATCGGCATGGATATACCCTCCGTGGACATCTCCTCCAATACGCTGATCCCGGCAACGAGGTTCAAGGTCAGCGTCCGCCTCGCACCGGGACAGGACCCGGAACTGGCCGCCACGGCGCTCAAGGCACACATCGAAGCCCAGGACCTCTTCGGTGCCGAGGTAACGTTCGAGGCCGATGAGGCGGGTAATGCGTTCTCGACGGACACCGCGGCCCCTGCGGCACAGGCCTGCCTGTGGGCGCTCGGGGAGGCCTGGGGCGTCCCAGCCGTGGAAACCGGATTGGGCGGATCGATCCCGTTCATCGCCGATTTGCTCGAGGTCTTCCCGACCGCCCAGATCCTGGTCACCGGTGTCGAAGATCCTGATTCCCGGGCACATTCGGCCAATGAATCGCTGCACCTCGGCGACTTCCAGAAGGCCATCCTGGCCGAGGCCCTGCTGCTGGCCCGGCTGCATGCAAAGGGCCTCTAG
- the ctaC gene encoding aa3-type cytochrome oxidase subunit II, with product MSSQDRTSSSRKGTAKVLAIAGAGALLLTGCSAEVQRGWLPNVERDTTNHTGMIQDLWVNSWITILIIGLLTWGLMLWCMVAYRRRKTDTGYPRQLSYNLPIEIFYTAVPLILVLSFFTFSDKTERIINTPVASDLVVDIRAKQWAWDYNYDYKGVKKYDSTVQANLTGKPGVRKTLPTLYLPVNKSVTFELNSRDVIHSFWVPAFLQKLDMIPGKTNYIYLTPQVEGEFDGKCAELCGEFHSEMLFNVKVVSEAEFEAHLATLKDGSLGPEYDRAPGLVNQVAAKNGEGN from the coding sequence GTGAGTTCGCAAGACCGAACCAGCAGCAGCCGCAAAGGCACAGCCAAAGTCTTGGCAATCGCCGGCGCCGGCGCATTGCTGCTGACGGGATGTTCAGCGGAAGTCCAGCGAGGTTGGCTCCCGAACGTCGAACGTGACACCACTAACCACACCGGAATGATCCAGGACCTCTGGGTCAATTCATGGATCACCATTCTGATCATCGGCCTGTTGACTTGGGGTCTGATGCTGTGGTGCATGGTTGCGTACCGTCGTCGCAAGACCGACACTGGTTACCCGCGGCAGCTTAGCTACAACCTGCCCATTGAAATTTTCTACACGGCCGTGCCGTTGATTCTCGTGCTTTCGTTCTTCACCTTCTCGGATAAGACCGAACGCATCATCAACACCCCGGTTGCATCTGATCTGGTTGTGGACATCCGCGCCAAGCAGTGGGCGTGGGACTACAACTACGACTACAAGGGCGTCAAGAAGTACGACTCCACGGTCCAGGCAAACCTGACCGGCAAGCCGGGCGTGCGCAAGACGCTCCCGACGCTGTACCTGCCCGTCAACAAGTCGGTGACCTTCGAGCTCAACAGCCGCGACGTCATCCACTCGTTCTGGGTACCGGCATTCCTGCAGAAGCTGGACATGATCCCGGGAAAGACCAACTACATCTACTTGACGCCTCAGGTCGAAGGTGAATTCGACGGCAAGTGTGCCGAACTGTGCGGCGAGTTCCACTCCGAAATGCTCTTCAATGTGAAGGTCGTTTCCGAGGCGGAATTCGAAGCTCACCTGGCTACCCTCAAGGACGGTTCGCTCGGTCCGGAATACGACCGCGCGCCGGGACTTGTCAACCAGGTCGCCGCTAAAAACGGTGAAGGGAACTAG